Part of the Shewanella eurypsychrophilus genome is shown below.
TCCCACCTAACGTATCAAACAAAGCGGGAAGTACGGTAAAGACCAAGGTGTCTGAGTTTAATAAGCTGCCATCTTCACTGAAGATCTGTACACCATTATGTTGAGCGACATACATGGCCGGTATGATCATCATAGCGGCAAGAAATGCCACGCTGGTGTCTGTAAGCGTGACGTAAGCAGTCAACTTACCTATGTGCTCTTTTTGGCTTAAGTAAGCGCCGTAGACCATCATGGCACCGGTACCTATGGTCAATGAGAAGAAGGTCTGACCTAAAGCACCTACTAACACATCGGCATCCCATACTCGGGAAAAGTCAGGGATAAGCAAGACTTCCAGTCCTTCCATCGCGCCTGGCAGAGTTAAGATATAGATCACCCCTAAGACTAATATACTGAGCAGTAATGGCATTAAGCGTTTTGACCAGCGTTCTATGCCTTGCTGTACACCTTGGCGAATAACCCAGATAACCATCAAGATAAACAGAGTAGTGAACACCAAGTTTCGGGATAAAGAAAAATCCATTAACCAAGATGAAATATCTGAAAAACCGAACATTTCGGCGAGTGGTGCTAAGGCAAAACTGACGAACCAGCCTGAAAGTATGGTGTAAAAAGTACAAATTAAGGTGGCTGTTAAGATTGAAGCAAAACCGATAAATTTACCTATGCCGCGACTCAAAGGATTTGACCCTAGCTTGCTCATTGCATCGGCGGGGTTTGTCTGACCATGTCTACCAATCATCAGCTCGGCGACAAGCATGGGGTAACCAAGAATAACGATCAGTACCAAGTAAACCAGCAAGAAAGCGCCACCGCCATGGTTTGCTGCTTGGGTAGGGAAGCCCCAGATATTACCGACGCCGACGGCTGAGCCTGCAGCTGCCATGATGAAGCCAATTCTTGAGCTGAAATGGTTAGAACTTACTGAACTCATACTTATCTCTCATTTTTTAATGAGGGCGCATCATAGTCCTTTATTTTAGCTGGTCAATGGTGTTTTATCGCTTTAACTAAGCAGTATGCGAGTGCTTTATCACGGAAAGATTGGATTTGATGATATTTATTCTTTTGATTTTGGTTATTGGCGAGACTATCTTGCGGATTGTTTTTCAAGGTTAAAGATAGCGCAAGATTATTGCGTATTAGTTTTTTACTCTTTTTGCGATCGAATAGATAAAAAGTAATCGGAGTCGGTATTTTCTCTAGCTGTATATCACTTGATATTAACTTGGCAGAGGAATGCTGGTTTGGCTCTTGACCTGTTTTAGCACGAAGCTTGAATGGATCCCTGCGATATGAGGGTGAGTGGTGAGTTTATCGAGTAGAAAGAGTTTGAATTGAGCCATATCGGCGACCAAGACTTTTAGCTGGTAATCGGCGTCGCTACCAGTAAGTAAGCAGCATTCCTGCACCTCGTCATAATTACTCACAGTTGCTTCAAATGACTCTAGGATCTCCTTAGCATGCTTTTCTAATCTGACTTGCACGTAGGCTGTCAGTGAAAGCTGGAAGTGTTCGGCCGAGAGTAGGGTGGCGTAACCTGAGATAACCCCAGACTCTTCCAAAGCCTTAACTCGGCGAGAGCAAGGCGAAGCGGAGAGCCCTACTTTTTCGGCTAACTCCTGATTAGACAGCTTGCCATGACTTTGCATCAGTCGCAGAATCGCCAGATCTATTTTGTCTAATTGCAGCTCTGCCATAGGGTTCTCATTGGTGTCTTAGAAAGAAAAATTTGTTAGACACTCATAATAAAGCATTCTTGATGCTTGAGGTTAGTCAAAGAGAGTATTTCATCTCTTTGGCTTGATATTTATGACGGTTTGATTGGTTTCCAGAGTGTCAGCAGTTTATTGGCCATAGACCCGATATAGGGGAAGATCTTATGTATGACAAGCAAGCTTACCAGTCCTATTATTCCGCCTAAAAAGGTGGAGGCGAGCACATCTTGTGTCCAATGCATCCCGAGTAGCATACGGCTGAACCCCATGGCAATACTCCAGCCAAAGAGCAGGCTGGGGATCCATATATTGCCAGCTATGAGGAGGTAATAGCTGGCGACCATAGTTAAGGTGATTGCAAAAAGAGTATGACCGGATGGGAAGGCGAAGCCTATTTCATGCTGCCAGTGTTGTTTCACAAGTGGTGCTAGTGTCAGCTCTGTATCTGCAAATTCTATCTGATTAACTGCTGTCATCATGAGTTCTTTGCGTTCGGCTTTGGAAAGCGTGTAAAAGCTGTCTGTATTAAGTAGGTAATGCTGATCTAGCCAGACAGCGTTGGGGCGAGCCTCATTGAAGAAAGGTTTTAGATAATGATTGAGACCTAAAGTGGTGCACATGCTTAGCGAGATAGCGAGAAACAAGCTAAAAAATCGTGCGCGTTCCAGTCTTCGATAACTAAGCAGTAAGATTAACAGTACGCTTGCTACACCATAGGGGGCTGTTCCGGTAGAGGTGATCCAAAACAGAGCTTCAGCAGTGGTGGAATCGAGAGATAGCCAGGGAAATAATGAGGCATCTGAGACAAATAGTATGCCGGGAATGATGAGTAATATTAACCAGCCAAGCATTAATGGAAATATCACGGATGGCATAAGAGAGGAGAGATGCTTCAAAGGAATAGCCTCAGAGTAAAAGAGCCTAGGCTAACTTGTCAGTTATTAGCAAGCTAGCCTATTAGAGGGGAATATGAATTAAATATCGTTAATCTGTCATTGTTGATTCGGACTCATTGATACCTGAACGCCGAGTGATAAACATCAGGACTAACATGATGACCACTAACAATCCTGTTCCCATCAAGAGGGCGTAATCCTCTAATTTTAGAATTGAATAGAGTACACCATACAGGCCGATAAGCATGGCTAGCATGATCCCGCCACGCTTGAGACTAGCCGTAGCACTGGCGACATAAGCCGATACGGATAGTACTGGAACACTGGCTGCTATGATGTAGGCCAACGAGAAGGCTAAGTGCTCTGACAGTGACAGAAGTAATAGATAGAACAGAGTCATGGCAGTTCCCACAAGTAGATATTGAATTAGACTCAACTTGCTGTTTTGACTAAGCTCAAATATTAGCAAGATGATAAAACTTAATACAATAAACAGCAGGCCATATTTTACTGAACGTTCTATCTTTCCATAATGAGTCACAGGTTCGAATAAGATAGTATTGGCGTTAATTTCCCGTAAATTAATCTGCTGATCCTTACTAAATACCTGCGGGAAGTTGCGACTAAGGTGACTGATATTCCAGTTAGCTTTGAATCCTTGCTCGGAGATAGTTCTATCCGCTGGGAGTAGTCCATTAAAACTCGGATGAGGCCAGTCTGCACTGATCTTTATATGTGTTTGTTCTCCCAATGGGAGGGCACTAATAGACTGAGACCCTCTAAGCATTAGGTCAAAACCCAATGAGATTGTAGTTTGCTTTGGGTTTAAGCCCACCGGCTGATGGAAGCCTCGCTCTAACCCTATTTGATTAGCGAGTCCTGTACCAGACATGATGCTGGACTGAGTGGTGATGACCTTTGACTGTTCATCTCTTAGCTCAAAGTTATTAATCTTATCGATGGCCTGATTGGCTGAGATGCCGAAGACCATGCGGGCGTTTTCAAGATTGAGTTTGATGAGATTGGGGATATTGATCTGAGTGAGTTCGAAATTTGCTGTGCCATTGAGCTGCGCATTGTAGACCAAAGACTGAAAGATTCCTCTGCTTCTGAAGTCATGTTTAAGCTCGATATTCAGTTCTAGCAGCTTGGGTAAAATAACCAACTCATTTTGATAGGTACTGGTAAATTTTCTTACTTTCCCCTCGTCGCTAACAGCTTCCTGAATGACTTGGTAGGTATAGGGTACTACTAGAGCAGGTCCTGAAATCTCCTGCTTATCTCCCCAAGATTGTCCTATCTCAGCAACTACATCATGGTATAAGGCTTCTCTTTCCCACGCCATATCCATCACTAAGCCTAATGGGATGAGAGAGAGTAAAGAGAGGCCTGCAACGATCAGTATTTTATGAGTAAGGTTAGTTTTGGCTGAAGTAAAAAGATCAAACATGAAAATTCCCTCTAATGATGATAGACACCATTGGAACAAATCTCAGCATGCATATGGGGGCTAAGCTGTGATCAATAGTGGCGATAAAAGGGCAATCTAGTGAGGAATTGAGTCGCTTAGTGTGACTGATGTACTTTTATTCATTTTCGATGAAATAGTTATTCTGGTTAAGAGGTCTATTGGGGCAGCTTACTTGGAGAAAAACATGTTTAAGATGAATTCAACACACGCCCTAATGGTATCGAGAGTGCTACTGAGTCTATTTTTGCTGACAACGGCAATGAGCCGATTTACATCGGTTGATAGTGATTATTTTGCCAAACAGCTAACTGCGGTAGGGTTACCTGCAATTGCCTGGCTGTCAGCCTTGTTAGGTGCCGTACAGTTAACTGTGGTCATAGCATTAATCTTTCCGAAACAAAAATTGAGTCAGTATCTGCTCTATAGTTATTCGTTACTGGCTTTGATACCTATATTGATGCTGCTGACTCATCCTGTGTGGATTGATAGCCTAGGCGGTTTTCCAGCAATTGGCGCTGGTCAGGGACTGATTAAATATTTAGCCATTGCGGGGGTGAGTGGGTATATCGCCTCACATTATGCAGGGGCTCAGCAGCTAAAGCGTTTATCTCTCAAGCTGATATGGGCTGGTATTGTGCTAGTCATGCTATGGATTGGCGGCATGAAGTTTACCCAAATTGAAGCCGATGGCATTGAGCGTCTTATGGCGACGAGCCCGTTCTTTAGCTGGATATACCAATTATTTAGTGTACTTCATGGCTCATATTTTATTGGTGTCATAGAGTTGATTGCCGTATTAGGTTTAGTCCTTGGTCTGAAGTATCACAGTGCAAAAAGTGTGGGTTTAGCGATGGGTGCACTGACCTTTTTGGCAACTCAGACCTTTATCATCAGCCTACCAGCTTATGAGCTGAGTCATGGACTTCCTTTGCTGACGGGGAGTGGCCAATTTATCGTGAAAGATCTGGTTTTATTAGCGGGCTGCATCTTGTTATATAGTGCGAGCACAAGGCCAGATGCTCAATCATAAGGAGTATTAGAAAATAAAAAAGGAGCGCCATTCACTTAAGGTGAGTGGCGCTCCTTTTTATTGACTGTAAATAGGCGCTAAGGACCTATTCGCTGTCGTTTAATCTTTTTTCTAATGCATCAACTTGTGCCTGTAGGGCTTCGAGTTTTTCGCGGGTCTTGAGTAAAACATGCTGCTGCACTTCAAACTCTTCATGAGAGACCACGTCTAACTTCATTAGTTGGTTTTGAAGGATCTGTTTACTCTTGTCTTCAAACTCGCCAGCGAATTGTTTCAGGCCGCTTGGCAGGCTCTCGCTAAGCTGCTTAGCAACTTCTTCAATTTTTTTTGGATTGATCATGTTAAGTGTCCGCCGTTAGCTAATGCAATTAGTTCTAATGCTTTTAATATAAGCTGAATTGTACCTGAGCACACTGGCTATTGGAAAAAGATTACTCACAAAAATTGAGTAATTAAATTTAGTGCAAATAAAAGGCCTGAATAATAGAAATATTATTCAGGCCTCACTTAGGCTTTAGAACCTAGAACCTAGAACCTAGAACCTAGAACCTAGAACCTAGCACCTAGCTTTATAACACATTTAACTCTTAGGTAAGCCTTCGTCAAACACGGGTAGCGGCTCGTGTCTCTCTGCAAGGTAGGTGTAGATAACTGGCAGAACAAACAGAGTGAACAGGGTGCCTATGGCAAGACCCGATACAATCACTAAACCTATGTTAAAGCGTGCCACGGCTCCGGCACCGACAGCAAATAACAGCGGGATTAGACCTGCTATCATCGCTGCTGTCGTCATCAGAATTGGGCGTAGACGAACGGTTGCGGCAAGTTTAATCGCTTCCATCTTGCTAAGGCCGTTATGTAGTTGCTCTTCCTTAGCGACTTCACACATCAAGATACCGTGCTTAGTGATCAAACCGACTAAGGTTATCAGACCCACTTGGGTATAGATGTTCATCGACGATAGACCAAAGACATGGGTCCAGCCGAGGGCGATGAGTGCACCACTGATGGCAAGTGGCACAGAGACCAAGATAACCAGAGGGTCACGGACACTCTCGAACTGACTAGCCAAAACGAGAAAGATGATTGCCAAGGCCAAGCCAAAGGTAGCAAATAGCGCCGAGCCTTCGGTGACGAATTGTCGAGATTCGCCTAGGAAGTCATAGCTGTAGCCTTTAGGAAGATCGGTATCACCGATATTTTTCAAGAAGGCAATAACATCACCCATAGCCACTCCGGGCGTAGCAACACCGCTCACCGTCAGAGAATTCATCTGGTTAAAGTGTGGCAAGGATCTTGGCTCAGATATCATCTCAATATCCACTAGACTCGACAGAGGAATCGAACGGCCATCAGCAGCCTTCATATAATATCCATTGAGTGATTCAGGATTAGCACGGTATTGACGCTCAACCTGAGGTATCACCTCATATGAACGGCCGTCGAGATTAATCCTGTTAACGTAGCCATCACTCATCATGGTTGTCAGCGTGATACCAATATCTTGCATGGTGATGCCATAGGTGCCGGCCAAATCACGCTTGATATGCAGCTTCATGGTGCCTGAATCGAACTTCAAGTCTATTTTAGAGTAGACAAATAAAGGACTTTTTTGCACCTTATCAAGCACACCACTGCCAATTTGGAACAGACTCTCAAATGAATTTGAGGTCGTGATAACAAACTGGATAGGTAGGCCGCTGGATGCACCAGGCAGTTCAGGCATCTGGAAGGTGGCGACCGCCATTCCCGGAACTTCCTTAACTTGTTTTCCTAGTATCTTTTGTATCTCTTTTTGAGATTTATCACGCTCACTCCAGGGCACTAATGGTGCTAGACCAAAGGCTTGGTTTGAGTTAGGCACACCAACAAAAGCCAATGACGCCGCACTATCCGGGTGCTCCGTAATGATGTTAGTCACCTGTGTCATCGTCGCTTGGATATAGTCTAAGTTTGCTGTAGACGGGGCGGTGCCCATCATCATGACGACACTTTTATCTTCGTTAGGTGCGAGCTCTGACGGGATAAAGTAAAACATCACAGGTAGTGAGGCGAACACGATAACCGCGAAGCCGACAACCACTGGGCGTTTTTCCATCACGGCATTAAGCATACGCTGATAACGCTTAGTCATAGCTTCAAGGAAGCCCTCGACTCCACGCTCGAAACGATTAGGTGCCGTGTGAGGTTTGAGGATCTTGGCGCACATCATAGGTGATAGTGTCAGTGCCACGATCCCCGAGATGAATACCGCACCGGCTAAGGTCAGGGCAAACTCTTTAAACAAAGAGCC
Proteins encoded:
- a CDS encoding sodium-dependent transporter, whose amino-acid sequence is MSSVSSNHFSSRIGFIMAAAGSAVGVGNIWGFPTQAANHGGGAFLLVYLVLIVILGYPMLVAELMIGRHGQTNPADAMSKLGSNPLSRGIGKFIGFASILTATLICTFYTILSGWFVSFALAPLAEMFGFSDISSWLMDFSLSRNLVFTTLFILMVIWVIRQGVQQGIERWSKRLMPLLLSILVLGVIYILTLPGAMEGLEVLLIPDFSRVWDADVLVGALGQTFFSLTIGTGAMMVYGAYLSQKEHIGKLTAYVTLTDTSVAFLAAMMIIPAMYVAQHNGVQIFSEDGSLLNSDTLVFTVLPALFDTLGGSLQYILAFIFFVLMTIAGLTSAISIVEVPTSYLVEKKQIGRNKATYLVGGLIIIMSLTVVLNFEQLFSFMITVTTERAQPLIALGIAIYLGWVWQRNDLIKEIQAQEGADCSSLFWRIWPVYVKYVCPLLIILIIVQLFNK
- a CDS encoding Lrp/AsnC family transcriptional regulator, which produces MAELQLDKIDLAILRLMQSHGKLSNQELAEKVGLSASPCSRRVKALEESGVISGYATLLSAEHFQLSLTAYVQVRLEKHAKEILESFEATVSNYDEVQECCLLTGSDADYQLKVLVADMAQFKLFLLDKLTTHPHIAGIHSSFVLKQVKSQTSIPLPS
- a CDS encoding phosphatase PAP2 family protein translates to MKHLSSLMPSVIFPLMLGWLILLIIPGILFVSDASLFPWLSLDSTTAEALFWITSTGTAPYGVASVLLILLLSYRRLERARFFSLFLAISLSMCTTLGLNHYLKPFFNEARPNAVWLDQHYLLNTDSFYTLSKAERKELMMTAVNQIEFADTELTLAPLVKQHWQHEIGFAFPSGHTLFAITLTMVASYYLLIAGNIWIPSLLFGWSIAMGFSRMLLGMHWTQDVLASTFLGGIIGLVSLLVIHKIFPYIGSMANKLLTLWKPIKPS
- the creD gene encoding cell envelope integrity protein CreD — encoded protein: MFDLFTSAKTNLTHKILIVAGLSLLSLIPLGLVMDMAWEREALYHDVVAEIGQSWGDKQEISGPALVVPYTYQVIQEAVSDEGKVRKFTSTYQNELVILPKLLELNIELKHDFRSRGIFQSLVYNAQLNGTANFELTQINIPNLIKLNLENARMVFGISANQAIDKINNFELRDEQSKVITTQSSIMSGTGLANQIGLERGFHQPVGLNPKQTTISLGFDLMLRGSQSISALPLGEQTHIKISADWPHPSFNGLLPADRTISEQGFKANWNISHLSRNFPQVFSKDQQINLREINANTILFEPVTHYGKIERSVKYGLLFIVLSFIILLIFELSQNSKLSLIQYLLVGTAMTLFYLLLLSLSEHLAFSLAYIIAASVPVLSVSAYVASATASLKRGGIMLAMLIGLYGVLYSILKLEDYALLMGTGLLVVIMLVLMFITRRSGINESESTMTD
- a CDS encoding DUF417 family protein, translating into MFKMNSTHALMVSRVLLSLFLLTTAMSRFTSVDSDYFAKQLTAVGLPAIAWLSALLGAVQLTVVIALIFPKQKLSQYLLYSYSLLALIPILMLLTHPVWIDSLGGFPAIGAGQGLIKYLAIAGVSGYIASHYAGAQQLKRLSLKLIWAGIVLVMLWIGGMKFTQIEADGIERLMATSPFFSWIYQLFSVLHGSYFIGVIELIAVLGLVLGLKYHSAKSVGLAMGALTFLATQTFIISLPAYELSHGLPLLTGSGQFIVKDLVLLAGCILLYSASTRPDAQS
- the ubiK gene encoding ubiquinone biosynthesis accessory factor UbiK, which translates into the protein MINPKKIEEVAKQLSESLPSGLKQFAGEFEDKSKQILQNQLMKLDVVSHEEFEVQQHVLLKTREKLEALQAQVDALEKRLNDSE
- a CDS encoding multidrug efflux RND transporter permease subunit, yielding MRFTDIFIRRPVLAASISLLLLLLGFYSLNSMQVREYPEMTNTVVTVSTSYYGADANLIQGFITQPLEQALAQADNVDFMTSNSSLGTSKITVYMKLNTDPNGALADILAKVNSVRSQLPKEAEDSTVDMSTGSQTSVLYISFYSDQINSSQITDYLERVVKPELFTIDGVAKVNLYGGIKYAMRIWLDPARMGAFNLSSSEVMQVLQANNYQSAVGQANGVFTLFNGTADTQVATVDELKNLVITSKEGLIVRLSDIADVSLEKSHDVYRALADGQEAVVVALDVTPTANPLVVAADARALMPDIERNLPVSMKVRILYDSSLAIDESINEVIKTIGEASLIVIVVITLFLGSLRAVIIPIVTIPLSLIGVAVIMLMFGFTLNLMTLLAMVLAIGLVVDDAIVVVENVDRHIKLGETPFRAAIIGTREIALPVISMTITLAAVYAPIALMGGITGSLFKEFALTLAGAVFISGIVALTLSPMMCAKILKPHTAPNRFERGVEGFLEAMTKRYQRMLNAVMEKRPVVVGFAVIVFASLPVMFYFIPSELAPNEDKSVVMMMGTAPSTANLDYIQATMTQVTNIITEHPDSAASLAFVGVPNSNQAFGLAPLVPWSERDKSQKEIQKILGKQVKEVPGMAVATFQMPELPGASSGLPIQFVITTSNSFESLFQIGSGVLDKVQKSPLFVYSKIDLKFDSGTMKLHIKRDLAGTYGITMQDIGITLTTMMSDGYVNRINLDGRSYEVIPQVERQYRANPESLNGYYMKAADGRSIPLSSLVDIEMISEPRSLPHFNQMNSLTVSGVATPGVAMGDVIAFLKNIGDTDLPKGYSYDFLGESRQFVTEGSALFATFGLALAIIFLVLASQFESVRDPLVILVSVPLAISGALIALGWTHVFGLSSMNIYTQVGLITLVGLITKHGILMCEVAKEEQLHNGLSKMEAIKLAATVRLRPILMTTAAMIAGLIPLLFAVGAGAVARFNIGLVIVSGLAIGTLFTLFVLPVIYTYLAERHEPLPVFDEGLPKS